Proteins encoded together in one Anaerotignum propionicum DSM 1682 window:
- the trhA gene encoding PAQR family membrane homeostasis protein TrhA, whose amino-acid sequence MSKIIFKVKDPISALTHFVGFLAVIPCFILLMYKAKLEASVWHQWGFAIFGISLLLLYGASTIYHTLKLSQNKVNILRRIDHMMIFVLIAGTYTPICLVSLHGTWGWTMLVLIWAFALTGILLKIFWMNAPRWLSTLIYVVMGWLAVIVFVPLEKAVSWNGVGLLLAGGIAYTVGAVIYGLKKPNITFKHFGFHEVFHIFVMVGSSLHIAFMFEYVL is encoded by the coding sequence ATGAGTAAAATAATATTTAAAGTAAAAGATCCTATAAGTGCATTGACACATTTTGTTGGCTTTCTCGCAGTAATCCCATGCTTTATATTACTAATGTATAAGGCGAAGCTTGAGGCAAGCGTTTGGCATCAATGGGGTTTTGCTATTTTTGGGATTTCTTTATTGCTTTTATATGGAGCCAGCACAATCTATCATACATTAAAGTTGTCACAAAATAAAGTAAATATTTTACGCCGAATTGATCATATGATGATTTTCGTATTAATTGCAGGTACTTATACCCCAATTTGTTTGGTATCCCTGCACGGCACATGGGGCTGGACGATGCTGGTATTAATTTGGGCATTTGCGTTAACTGGTATTTTACTTAAGATATTTTGGATGAATGCACCCAGGTGGTTATCCACGTTGATTTATGTTGTCATGGGTTGGTTGGCAGTTATCGTATTTGTACCATTGGAAAAGGCAGTTAGTTGGAATGGCGTTGGTCTTTTACTTGCAGGGGGTATTGCTTACACTGTTGGGGCTGTGATCTATGGATTAAAAAAGCCTAATATTACTTTCAAACATTTTGGTTTCCATGAAGTCTTTCATATCTTTGTTATGGTTGGTAGCAGCCTTCACATAGCTTTTATGTTTGAATATGTATTATAA
- a CDS encoding murein hydrolase activator EnvC family protein, which translates to MKILKKATCLVLTAFLAFGVFPTHQTGAATVAELEAKRKALSQQTDKAKKEIQNLKNKQLSVEQEIDAMDKVMNSLQAELDNAQSDLDELAASLKATEKELEEATAKRDRQFELLGSRMRFLQQKGSSGYLEILLEAESFSDLFLRMQYVNDIMSFDKDILDQLQAIQTTIQNKKEEITKNHAAQAVVVKVQKEKVESMKSVISEKETLMASYAKDVKKQEQLIAANAKADQQVLNLIAQQTSNSTPYYTGNGSLGWPVPAKSASSSSLSSGFVHRINPVTGRSENHSGYDIPAPYGSAIVAAEAGKVTYSGWMNGYGYTIIIDHGGGLSTLYGHNSSLVVSKGTMVKRGQTVAKCGSTGISTGNHCHFSVLVNGKYVNPQSYLGVKNISR; encoded by the coding sequence ATGAAAATATTAAAAAAGGCTACTTGCCTTGTTTTAACGGCCTTTTTGGCCTTTGGTGTTTTTCCTACCCATCAAACGGGTGCTGCTACCGTTGCTGAATTAGAGGCAAAAAGAAAAGCACTATCACAGCAGACGGACAAAGCAAAAAAGGAAATTCAAAATTTGAAGAACAAGCAATTATCTGTGGAACAAGAAATTGATGCTATGGATAAGGTTATGAACAGCTTGCAGGCAGAACTGGATAATGCACAATCTGATTTAGATGAATTGGCTGCATCTTTAAAGGCTACAGAAAAGGAATTAGAAGAAGCAACAGCAAAGAGAGATAGACAGTTTGAGCTATTAGGCAGTCGTATGCGTTTTTTGCAGCAAAAGGGTTCATCTGGCTATCTAGAGATTCTTTTGGAGGCTGAAAGTTTTTCTGATTTATTTTTAAGAATGCAGTATGTGAATGATATTATGTCTTTTGATAAAGATATTTTGGATCAGCTTCAAGCAATTCAAACTACAATTCAGAATAAGAAAGAAGAAATTACAAAAAACCATGCAGCACAAGCTGTAGTAGTAAAAGTACAAAAAGAAAAGGTTGAAAGCATGAAGAGCGTCATTTCTGAAAAGGAAACTCTGATGGCGTCATATGCAAAGGATGTAAAGAAGCAGGAGCAGTTAATTGCTGCGAATGCAAAGGCTGATCAGCAGGTTCTAAATTTGATTGCTCAACAAACAAGTAACTCTACACCTTATTATACTGGAAATGGTTCTTTAGGATGGCCAGTTCCTGCAAAATCAGCATCTTCCTCAAGCTTAAGCAGTGGATTTGTACATAGAATTAACCCTGTAACAGGGAGAAGCGAAAACCACAGTGGTTATGACATTCCCGCACCATATGGTTCGGCTATTGTTGCAGCAGAAGCTGGAAAGGTTACATACTCTGGTTGGATGAATGGCTATGGCTATACAATTATCATTGATCATGGCGGCGGACTCTCCACACTATATGGACATAACTCATCCCTTGTTGTTTCGAAAGGTACAATGGTAAAAAGAGGGCAGACCGTTGCAAAATGCGGAAGTACCGGAATTTCAACGGGCAACCATTGTCATTTCTCAGTTTTGGTAAATGGAAAATATGTTAACCCTCAATCTTACTTAGGCGTAAAAAATATTAGCCGTTAA
- a CDS encoding ABC transporter ATP-binding protein: MPNPRMGGKPPIESRKPKNTKKTLSRLLKYLNKYWFYLLISFICIAFVTLGTVYATRLIGVAIDQYITKYDFAGLAKVCSMLLAIYVGSSLCMWLQSYLLLLVGQNVVATIRKELFEKIQRLPLKYFDTTTHGEIMSRVTNDVDNISMALNNSISQVLQSGLTLIGTFAMMLYLNISLTIASIVTIPILLIVTKAITTRSRKNYKEKQERLGKLNGYIEEIISGQKVVKVFCQEDEMTQAFSEKNNDLLKVGIRAEIFSGIIAPIMMALNNISYAIVVAVGGLMMVMGMPMTLGTISNFIIYSKQFTRPLNELANQVNAMMAAFAGAERVFEVLDEPEEMKDQPNSVALNDVKGDVVLSSVDFSYEEGHPILKEVNLYAKPGQTIALVGPTGAGKTTIINLLTRFYDIDKGTITIDGREIKDIKRKSLRSNLGIVLQDTYLFTDTIRENIRYGRLDAKDDEIIAAAKLANAHEFIRRLPDGYDTVLTDGGGNLSQGQRQMLAIARAILANPSVLILDEATSSVDTRTEVKIQEAMQNLMKGRTSFVIAHRLSTIKDADLIAVINHGEIIERGNHEELMAKKGFYHSLYSNQFESEKAV; this comes from the coding sequence ATGCCTAATCCCCGCATGGGCGGAAAACCGCCAATAGAATCCAGAAAACCTAAAAATACTAAGAAAACACTTAGCAGACTCTTAAAGTATTTAAATAAGTATTGGTTTTATTTATTAATTTCATTTATTTGCATTGCTTTTGTTACACTGGGTACAGTCTATGCAACCCGCCTGATTGGTGTTGCCATTGATCAGTATATTACAAAGTATGATTTTGCAGGTTTAGCCAAAGTCTGTTCAATGCTTTTAGCCATTTATGTTGGTTCCTCTTTGTGTATGTGGCTTCAAAGCTATTTGCTTCTTTTGGTAGGGCAAAACGTTGTTGCCACAATCCGCAAGGAGCTCTTTGAAAAGATACAGAGACTTCCTTTGAAGTACTTTGACACTACAACCCATGGTGAAATCATGAGCCGTGTTACAAACGATGTAGATAATATTTCTATGGCTTTAAATAACAGCATCTCTCAAGTTTTGCAAAGCGGATTAACCTTAATTGGAACCTTCGCAATGATGCTTTATTTAAATATTTCTTTAACCATTGCTTCTATCGTGACCATACCAATATTGCTTATTGTTACGAAAGCCATAACAACTCGCTCCAGAAAAAATTATAAAGAAAAACAGGAGCGTCTGGGAAAACTAAATGGTTATATTGAAGAAATTATATCGGGACAAAAGGTTGTTAAAGTATTCTGTCAAGAAGATGAAATGACCCAGGCATTTTCTGAGAAAAATAATGATTTATTAAAAGTAGGCATTCGTGCAGAAATCTTTTCAGGAATCATAGCACCAATCATGATGGCTCTGAACAACATTTCATATGCCATTGTTGTGGCTGTTGGTGGTCTTATGATGGTTATGGGTATGCCTATGACATTGGGAACCATTTCGAACTTTATTATTTATTCAAAGCAATTTACAAGACCTTTGAATGAATTAGCAAACCAAGTAAATGCCATGATGGCGGCCTTCGCCGGAGCAGAGAGAGTTTTTGAAGTTTTGGATGAGCCGGAGGAAATGAAAGATCAGCCGAATTCCGTTGCTCTCAATGATGTAAAAGGCGATGTTGTTCTTTCAAGTGTTGATTTTTCATATGAAGAGGGTCATCCTATTTTGAAAGAAGTGAACTTGTATGCAAAACCGGGGCAGACCATTGCCTTAGTTGGGCCTACCGGTGCAGGAAAAACCACAATTATAAATCTGTTGACCCGTTTTTATGATATAGATAAAGGAACCATTACCATTGATGGAAGAGAAATTAAGGATATCAAGCGAAAAAGCTTGCGTTCAAATCTAGGTATTGTTTTACAGGATACCTATTTATTTACAGATACCATTCGTGAAAATATTCGCTATGGTAGATTAGACGCGAAAGATGATGAAATTATTGCTGCGGCAAAGCTTGCCAATGCCCATGAATTTATTCGACGCCTACCCGATGGTTATGATACCGTTTTAACCGACGGCGGCGGAAATCTGAGCCAAGGACAAAGGCAAATGCTTGCCATCGCCAGAGCCATTTTGGCGAACCCCTCTGTATTGATTCTTGATGAAGCAACCAGCAGTGTAGATACACGTACAGAGGTGAAAATTCAGGAAGCCATGCAGAATTTGATGAAGGGGCGTACCAGTTTTGTCATTGCCCACCGCTTAAGCACCATAAAAGACGCTGATCTGATTGCTGTAATCAACCATGGTGAGATAATAGAGCGGGGGAACCATGAAGAATTGATGGCGAAAAAAGGCTTCTATCATAGCCTGTATAGCAATCAGTTTGAATCAGAAAAAGCGGTATAA
- a CDS encoding MarR family winged helix-turn-helix transcriptional regulator, whose protein sequence is MFCSDAFAKKREVLGDHVTDFSFILSVLFKLYHIYMKNSAQEIGLSWGQPQILMSLASKDMQTQKELCEFIRIKPASMTDILKRMERDELINRIRDEKDMRSIRVCITEKGREKFQAFIEKGTSIDDVALRGFTAEEKDLCLHYLGRILENMNKDLNEKRENA, encoded by the coding sequence ATGTTTTGTTCTGATGCATTTGCAAAAAAAAGGGAAGTTTTAGGGGATCATGTTACGGATTTCTCTTTTATTTTAAGTGTGCTGTTTAAACTTTATCATATATATATGAAAAACAGTGCCCAGGAGATTGGCCTCTCATGGGGGCAACCACAAATTTTAATGTCTCTTGCGTCAAAAGACATGCAGACACAGAAAGAGTTGTGTGAATTTATACGTATAAAACCCGCTTCTATGACTGATATTTTAAAAAGAATGGAACGGGATGAATTGATTAACCGTATCAGGGATGAAAAGGATATGCGCAGTATTCGTGTTTGTATTACTGAAAAAGGTCGAGAGAAATTTCAGGCTTTCATTGAAAAGGGCACATCCATAGATGATGTGGCTTTACGTGGATTTACTGCTGAAGAAAAGGATTTATGTTTGCATTATTTAGGAAGAATATTAGAGAATATGAATAAGGATTTGAATGAAAAGAGGGAGAATGCTTGA
- the leuS gene encoding leucine--tRNA ligase, with protein MNSRYEFGEIEKKWRNEWEKNPINVEDDKKPKFYCLDMFPYPSGTGLHVGHWRGYVLSDVVSRYKVLQGYQVLHPMGWDAFGLPAENFAIKNNMHPRIATANNITNVKRQLHEISAIYDWDKEVDTTDPGYYKWTQWIFVQMFKKGLAYEKEMPLNWCPSCKCVLANEEAAGGTCERCGSTVTKRNLRQWMLKITAYADRLLEDLQKLDWSEKVKKMQSDWIGRSYGAEIEFKVSGSDKNISVYTTRPDTLFGCTFMVLAPEYKGIDDFIAPGYEETVKKYCFDASTKSSVDRMTDKEKTGVFTGTYCVNPVNGKEIPVWVADYVLADYGTGAVMCVPAHDERDFEFATKFELPIVQVIMPEGEEEKPLTEAYVGDGVIINSGDWNGMKAFEAKKKVPHLMEEKGIGKKTVNYKLRDWVFSRQRYWGEPIPIIHCDHCGAVPVPEDQLPVLLPEVESYKPTDTGESPLAHIDEWVNTTCPVCGKPAKRETNTMPQWAGSSWYFLRYVDNHNDKQLASMDALKKWAPVDLYVGGIEHAVLHLLYARFYTKFLYDIGAVPFEEPFQKLFNQGMITKNGGKMSKSLGNVVSPDELVEKYGCDSLRMYELFVGPPEMDCDWDDSGIDGVFRFLNKIWKMVYTYKDAPVQASKEEAFVCNKMIADITSRLEALTMNTIVSGFMESSNKFNEIAKKQGGLSKETLETVVTMLAPFAPHISEELWRELGHEDSVFAAGWPVVDESKLVQDTIEIAIQIGGKLRGTMEISSDADKEAVLAQAKETLGSRLDGKEIVKEIYVPGRIVNLIVK; from the coding sequence ATGAACAGTCGCTATGAATTTGGTGAAATTGAGAAAAAGTGGCGTAATGAATGGGAGAAGAATCCTATTAATGTAGAGGATGACAAAAAACCTAAGTTTTATTGTCTGGACATGTTCCCATACCCATCCGGTACAGGGCTTCATGTTGGTCACTGGAGAGGTTATGTTTTAAGTGATGTTGTCAGCAGATACAAAGTTTTGCAGGGTTATCAGGTGCTTCACCCCATGGGCTGGGATGCCTTTGGTTTACCTGCGGAAAACTTTGCAATTAAAAACAATATGCATCCTCGTATTGCCACTGCAAATAATATTACAAACGTAAAGCGCCAGCTCCACGAAATCAGCGCAATTTATGATTGGGATAAAGAAGTTGATACAACAGACCCTGGTTATTATAAATGGACACAGTGGATTTTTGTTCAAATGTTTAAAAAGGGCTTAGCTTATGAAAAGGAAATGCCTTTAAACTGGTGCCCTAGCTGCAAATGCGTTTTGGCGAATGAGGAAGCTGCCGGCGGTACTTGTGAACGTTGTGGTTCAACAGTAACAAAGAGAAATCTTCGTCAATGGATGCTGAAAATCACTGCTTACGCAGACAGATTGTTGGAAGATTTGCAAAAGCTTGATTGGTCTGAAAAAGTAAAGAAAATGCAGTCTGATTGGATTGGAAGAAGCTACGGCGCTGAAATAGAGTTTAAGGTAAGTGGAAGTGATAAAAATATCTCTGTTTATACCACCAGACCTGATACGCTTTTCGGTTGTACCTTTATGGTTTTGGCTCCTGAGTATAAAGGAATTGATGATTTTATTGCCCCTGGATACGAGGAAACAGTGAAGAAATATTGCTTTGATGCTTCCACAAAATCCTCTGTTGACCGTATGACAGATAAAGAAAAAACAGGTGTGTTTACTGGCACTTATTGCGTTAACCCTGTGAATGGCAAAGAAATTCCTGTTTGGGTTGCTGATTATGTATTGGCGGATTATGGTACCGGTGCGGTAATGTGTGTGCCCGCCCATGACGAACGTGACTTTGAGTTTGCCACAAAATTTGAACTGCCTATCGTCCAGGTAATTATGCCTGAAGGAGAAGAAGAAAAGCCCTTAACCGAAGCATATGTTGGTGACGGTGTTATTATCAATTCCGGTGATTGGAATGGAATGAAGGCATTTGAAGCAAAGAAAAAAGTGCCTCATTTGATGGAAGAAAAGGGCATCGGCAAGAAAACAGTTAACTATAAATTGCGTGACTGGGTATTCTCCAGACAAAGATATTGGGGTGAACCTATTCCAATTATCCATTGCGATCATTGTGGGGCTGTTCCCGTTCCCGAAGATCAATTGCCTGTGTTGCTCCCTGAAGTAGAGTCCTACAAGCCTACGGATACAGGAGAATCTCCTTTGGCTCATATTGACGAGTGGGTGAATACGACTTGCCCTGTGTGCGGCAAGCCTGCAAAGAGAGAAACAAATACCATGCCACAGTGGGCTGGTTCCAGCTGGTATTTCTTGCGCTATGTAGATAACCATAATGATAAACAATTGGCTAGCATGGATGCTTTGAAAAAATGGGCTCCCGTTGACTTATATGTTGGTGGAATTGAGCATGCTGTATTGCACTTATTGTATGCACGTTTCTATACAAAATTCCTGTATGATATTGGTGCGGTGCCTTTTGAAGAGCCATTCCAGAAGCTGTTTAACCAAGGTATGATTACAAAGAATGGCGGCAAAATGAGTAAGTCCTTGGGTAATGTGGTATCACCCGATGAATTGGTTGAGAAATATGGCTGTGACTCATTGAGAATGTATGAATTGTTCGTAGGCCCTCCTGAAATGGATTGTGATTGGGACGATAGCGGTATTGATGGGGTGTTCCGTTTCTTAAATAAAATTTGGAAAATGGTTTATACCTATAAAGATGCACCTGTGCAAGCAAGCAAAGAAGAGGCATTTGTTTGCAATAAGATGATTGCTGATATTACCAGCCGTTTAGAAGCTTTGACAATGAATACAATTGTCAGCGGTTTTATGGAATCTTCCAATAAATTTAATGAAATTGCGAAAAAGCAGGGTGGTCTTTCAAAGGAAACTTTGGAAACAGTGGTTACTATGCTGGCTCCCTTTGCGCCTCATATTTCCGAGGAGCTTTGGAGAGAATTGGGTCACGAAGACTCTGTTTTTGCAGCAGGCTGGCCGGTTGTGGATGAAAGTAAGCTTGTTCAGGATACCATTGAAATTGCCATTCAAATTGGTGGTAAGTTAAGAGGAACAATGGAAATTTCCTCTGATGCTGACAAGGAAGCAGTATTGGCACAGGCGAAAGAGACTTTGGGTAGTCGTTTAGACGGAAAAGAAATCGTAAAAGAGATTTATGTACCCGGTAGAATCGTAAATCTGATTGTTAAGTAA
- a CDS encoding DUF1836 domain-containing protein — MTALEKIIDNFTQEIKSSGSIDIEDIPNIDLYMDQVTTFMDKALVRNKRYDEDKILTKTMINNYTKAKIFPAPVKKKYSRMHIMLLIMIYHLKTVLSIRDIGILFQPVLSVKSLEEQEKMIHNIYTGFTKLQLSTQQNMQSSAEGIQDTAIPVKEIIEAYQDEKIEKILLVLLLAIRANAEKQLAEKVLDTYF, encoded by the coding sequence ATGACAGCTCTTGAAAAAATTATAGATAACTTTACACAAGAAATTAAGTCTTCAGGAAGTATAGATATTGAGGATATTCCAAATATTGATTTATATATGGATCAGGTTACCACTTTTATGGATAAGGCTTTGGTTAGAAATAAGCGTTATGATGAAGACAAGATATTAACAAAAACCATGATTAACAACTACACCAAGGCAAAGATTTTTCCCGCGCCAGTAAAGAAGAAGTATAGCCGTATGCATATCATGCTTTTGATTATGATTTATCATTTAAAGACCGTTCTTTCAATCAGAGACATCGGCATTCTATTTCAACCTGTGCTTTCGGTAAAATCATTGGAAGAACAGGAAAAGATGATTCATAATATTTATACAGGCTTTACCAAGCTGCAACTGTCAACGCAACAGAATATGCAGTCCTCAGCAGAAGGCATTCAGGATACTGCGATTCCTGTGAAAGAAATTATTGAAGCATATCAAGATGAAAAGATAGAAAAGATTTTATTGGTTTTGCTTCTTGCAATTCGTGCCAATGCAGAAAAGCAACTGGCAGAAAAAGTATTAGACACATATTTTTGA
- a CDS encoding 4'-phosphopantetheinyl transferase family protein yields MVELLMMDGDVLKDTAKFQIAMELVGEKRKAKVEKMVKEESKRLSLSAGLLLSYAFSTMNEISLYDKIKITEKGMPYLPNQEYFFSLSHSGRFAICSFSHEPIGCDIEKMRAKIPKVAKIFSPEEEQIFFRLDEANKKEFFFQLWTRKESVTKWMGKGIAYPFDSFSVMDGLRNRNIIVIESKKLFLKSLQMEDYMISLCNERGNFPQEIKKINWDILTEN; encoded by the coding sequence ATGGTAGAATTGCTGATGATGGATGGGGATGTATTAAAAGATACTGCAAAATTTCAGATTGCCATGGAACTTGTGGGTGAGAAACGAAAAGCCAAAGTCGAAAAAATGGTGAAAGAGGAAAGTAAACGTCTGTCTTTGTCAGCAGGTCTTTTATTAAGTTATGCATTTTCAACAATGAATGAAATTTCCCTTTACGATAAGATAAAAATTACTGAGAAAGGGATGCCTTATTTGCCCAATCAGGAGTATTTCTTTAGTCTGTCTCACTCTGGACGGTTTGCAATTTGCAGCTTTTCTCATGAACCAATTGGTTGTGATATTGAAAAAATGAGAGCTAAAATACCAAAAGTTGCAAAAATTTTTTCACCGGAAGAAGAGCAAATATTTTTTCGTTTAGACGAAGCAAATAAGAAAGAATTCTTTTTTCAGCTATGGACAAGGAAAGAAAGTGTAACAAAATGGATGGGAAAAGGCATAGCCTATCCCTTTGACAGCTTTTCTGTAATGGATGGTTTACGCAACAGAAATATCATCGTTATAGAAAGTAAAAAATTGTTTTTAAAATCCTTGCAAATGGAAGACTATATGATTTCTTTATGCAATGAAAGGGGCAATTTCCCCCAGGAAATTAAAAAAATTAACTGGGATATTTTAACTGAAAATTAA
- a CDS encoding ABC transporter ATP-binding protein translates to MKIVLKYMKSYRKLAILAPLFMLIETSSELIMPKLMTLLINHGVGASNSNYILKMGAGMIFVALLGIIGGIGCLIAASIVSQRAGTDLRKDLFTKIQNFSFHNIDTFQTPSLITRLTNDITQIQMVILMSLRMLIRAPLLCFGSLIMAFSIHAKLAMIFVISIVVLAIATFLVMRKAVPKFKMVQDKLDGVNTVMRECLAGMRVVKAFVRHDYEMEKFNAANEDYKETSVKAFRIVVLMLPLMMLILNISIIAILWNGGIQFSIGSLRIEEIMAFITYLMQMIMALMMIAMVFMYISRAQISLNRVNEVLNEEIDIADPNHPIVPEKSQGKVEFKDVSFRYKGGSGEPVLENLSFTVNGGETIGILGETGSGKSTLVNLMPRLYDVTQGAIYIDDIDVRDYSIHDLRKRVAVVLQETILFTGTIRENIMWGNKNATEEEVVAAAKAAQAHDFILELPNGYDTELGQKGVNVSGGQKQRISIARALIQNPSIIIFDDSTSAVDSLTEKRIRQAMKDSHDRCTKFIIAQRISSIKHADKIFVLKDGKIAAQGNHNYLMETSLDYQEIYQSQMKKGVVIDA, encoded by the coding sequence TTGAAGATCGTTTTAAAATATATGAAGTCTTACAGAAAATTGGCAATCTTGGCGCCACTTTTTATGCTGATTGAAACATCATCTGAATTGATTATGCCAAAACTGATGACGCTTTTAATTAATCATGGTGTTGGTGCATCGAATTCCAATTATATATTGAAGATGGGCGCAGGAATGATTTTTGTGGCTCTTTTAGGTATTATTGGCGGCATTGGCTGTTTGATTGCAGCAAGTATTGTCAGTCAGAGGGCAGGAACAGATTTAAGAAAAGACCTGTTTACCAAAATACAGAATTTTTCTTTCCATAATATAGACACATTCCAAACACCCTCGTTGATAACCAGATTAACAAATGATATCACCCAAATTCAGATGGTTATATTGATGTCTTTGCGTATGCTGATTCGTGCCCCATTGCTATGTTTCGGTAGTTTAATTATGGCATTTTCCATTCATGCAAAGTTGGCCATGATTTTTGTGATTTCTATCGTTGTTTTGGCTATAGCAACTTTTTTGGTTATGCGTAAGGCAGTGCCGAAATTCAAAATGGTTCAGGATAAGCTGGACGGCGTAAATACAGTTATGAGAGAATGCTTGGCAGGCATGCGAGTGGTAAAGGCCTTCGTGCGCCATGATTATGAGATGGAAAAATTCAATGCTGCCAATGAAGATTATAAAGAAACCAGTGTGAAAGCATTTCGCATTGTAGTGCTTATGTTGCCTTTGATGATGCTGATTTTAAACATTTCGATTATTGCTATTTTATGGAATGGTGGAATTCAATTTTCCATTGGTAGTTTAAGAATTGAAGAGATTATGGCTTTTATCACCTATTTAATGCAAATGATTATGGCCCTGATGATGATTGCAATGGTATTTATGTATATCTCCAGAGCGCAAATTTCATTAAACCGTGTAAATGAGGTTTTAAATGAAGAAATTGATATTGCAGACCCCAATCATCCCATTGTGCCTGAAAAAAGTCAGGGGAAGGTTGAATTTAAAGATGTCTCCTTCCGCTATAAAGGCGGCAGTGGTGAGCCGGTTCTGGAGAATCTAAGCTTTACAGTAAATGGAGGAGAAACCATTGGCATTCTTGGCGAGACAGGTTCAGGAAAATCCACCTTGGTTAATTTGATGCCTCGTCTTTATGATGTTACCCAAGGAGCCATTTACATTGACGATATTGATGTGAGGGACTATTCTATCCACGACTTAAGAAAAAGAGTGGCTGTTGTACTGCAAGAAACCATTTTATTTACCGGAACAATCAGAGAAAACATCATGTGGGGAAATAAAAATGCAACAGAGGAGGAAGTTGTTGCTGCGGCAAAAGCTGCACAAGCCCATGATTTTATTTTGGAATTACCTAATGGCTATGATACTGAACTGGGGCAGAAAGGTGTAAATGTTTCCGGTGGACAAAAACAACGTATTTCTATAGCCAGAGCGCTGATTCAAAATCCAAGTATTATTATTTTTGATGATAGTACTAGTGCGGTGGACTCATTAACTGAAAAAAGAATTCGTCAAGCAATGAAAGATTCACATGACCGGTGTACAAAATTCATAATCGCCCAGCGAATCAGCTCAATTAAACATGCAGATAAAATTTTTGTGCTGAAGGATGGTAAAATAGCTGCACAAGGTAACCATAATTATCTTATGGAAACTAGTTTGGACTATCAGGAAATCTATCAATCTCAAATGAAGAAAGGGGTAGTTATTGATGCCTAA